A genome region from Dolichospermum compactum NIES-806 includes the following:
- a CDS encoding sulfate ABC transporter substrate-binding protein — translation MTDNSLNTSKLLSRTKPLFPALFLAVGVSISNIIPVFAGTAQKTQLMSQSGKKVEITLASYAVTKAAYSKIIPQFVAKWKREKGQDVVIRESYGGSGSQTRAIIDGLPADVVALALALDTKKIEQAGLIKPGWEKEAPNNSIVTRSVVALETRAGNPKKIKTWTDLTKPGVKIVTANPKTSGGARWNFLALWGALVKNGGNESQALKFVTDVFKNVIVLPKDARESSDAFYKKGQGDVLLNYENEVILAAQQGKTDISYEVPPVNISIEGPVAVVDKNVDKHGNREVAEAFVKFLFTPEAQREFAKVGFRPVNATVAKEVQSKFPKIARLYTVDSLGGWNGVQKKFFDDGAIFDKIQSGRR, via the coding sequence ATGACAGATAATTCTTTAAACACTTCAAAATTATTGTCCAGAACAAAGCCGTTATTTCCTGCTTTATTCCTAGCCGTTGGTGTAAGTATAAGCAATATTATTCCTGTATTTGCAGGTACAGCCCAAAAAACGCAACTCATGAGTCAAAGCGGTAAAAAAGTTGAAATTACCCTGGCTAGTTACGCAGTGACTAAGGCTGCTTACTCCAAAATCATTCCCCAGTTTGTAGCGAAATGGAAGAGAGAAAAAGGCCAAGATGTTGTAATTCGGGAAAGTTACGGCGGTTCTGGTTCTCAAACCCGCGCTATTATTGATGGTCTACCAGCAGACGTGGTAGCTTTAGCACTAGCATTAGATACAAAAAAAATCGAACAAGCCGGTTTGATTAAACCAGGTTGGGAGAAGGAAGCTCCGAATAATTCAATTGTTACCCGTTCAGTAGTTGCGCTGGAAACTCGTGCTGGTAATCCGAAAAAGATCAAGACTTGGACAGATTTAACAAAACCTGGTGTGAAGATTGTTACCGCAAATCCTAAAACATCGGGTGGTGCTAGATGGAATTTCCTAGCTTTGTGGGGTGCTTTGGTGAAGAATGGCGGCAATGAATCCCAGGCTTTGAAATTTGTCACTGATGTGTTTAAGAATGTAATTGTATTACCCAAAGATGCACGAGAATCAAGTGATGCTTTTTACAAAAAAGGTCAGGGTGACGTATTACTAAACTATGAAAATGAAGTCATTCTAGCTGCACAGCAAGGAAAAACAGATATTTCTTACGAAGTTCCTCCAGTCAATATTTCTATAGAAGGACCTGTCGCAGTTGTGGATAAAAATGTTGATAAGCACGGAAATCGTGAAGTGGCTGAAGCTTTTGTCAAGTTCCTTTTCACTCCAGAAGCACAACGTGAGTTTGCTAAAGTTGGTTTTCGGCCAGTTAACGCTACTGTAGCCAAAGAAGTACAAAGTAAATTCCCCAAGATTGCCCGACTCTACACTGTGGATAGTTTGGGAGGTTGGAATGGTGTACAGAAGAAGTTCTTTGACGATGGTGCTATCTTCGACAAAATCCAAAGTGGAAGACGCTAA
- the cysW gene encoding sulfate ABC transporter permease subunit CysW — protein MTIDKVKRQKKQSWVPAVLIGVAISYLFLVQYIPAINVFFEAFKKGSGPFLSNLAKPEFLHAAWLTLLLAAISIPVNAVFGLCAAWAIARHKFPGRAIVLSIIDLPFSISPVVAGLMIVLLYGRQGWFGPWLQAHNIQIIFAFPGMVMATAFVSMPFVAREVIPILEEFGKDQEEAARTLGANDWQTFWRVTLPSIRWGLLYGLILTNARAMGEFGAVSVVSGNIANTTQSLPLFVEDAYKQYETEAAFSAAVLLAFLAVITLILKEILERKTQIKEVE, from the coding sequence ATGACAATAGATAAAGTTAAAAGACAAAAAAAACAAAGTTGGGTGCCAGCGGTTTTAATTGGCGTGGCAATTTCCTACCTATTTCTGGTTCAATATATTCCAGCTATTAATGTTTTTTTTGAAGCTTTCAAAAAGGGATCTGGACCATTTTTATCCAACCTGGCAAAACCGGAATTTCTCCATGCAGCTTGGTTAACTCTATTACTAGCTGCGATTTCTATCCCTGTGAATGCCGTATTTGGATTATGTGCGGCTTGGGCGATCGCTCGACATAAATTCCCTGGACGCGCTATAGTTCTCAGTATCATTGATTTACCATTTTCCATCTCCCCAGTCGTCGCCGGGTTAATGATAGTCCTACTATACGGCAGACAGGGCTGGTTTGGTCCTTGGCTACAAGCACATAATATCCAAATCATCTTTGCTTTTCCAGGAATGGTAATGGCTACCGCCTTTGTGAGTATGCCTTTTGTCGCCAGAGAAGTAATTCCTATCTTAGAAGAATTTGGCAAAGATCAAGAAGAAGCCGCCAGAACATTAGGTGCAAACGATTGGCAAACTTTCTGGCGAGTAACTTTACCGAGTATTCGCTGGGGTTTACTCTACGGTTTAATCTTAACAAATGCCAGAGCAATGGGTGAATTTGGCGCAGTCTCTGTCGTATCTGGTAACATTGCTAATACAACCCAGAGTTTACCCTTATTCGTGGAAGATGCTTACAAACAATATGAAACTGAAGCTGCTTTTTCTGCGGCTGTATTGTTAGCATTCCTCGCAGTAATCACCTTGATACTCAAGGAAATTCTAGAACGCAAAACCCAAATTAAAGAAGTTGAATAA
- a CDS encoding class II glutamine amidotransferase, with amino-acid sequence MCQLLGMNCNVPTDICFSFEGFSARGGKTDEHSDGWGIAFFEGKGCRIFLDAEASIASPIADFIRQYPIHSTHVIAHIRKATQGKIALENCHPFRRELWGRYWVFAHNGNLPDFNPENHGAFQPVGATDSEKAFCLILNTLRSHFPQGQPPLKELYQTLHKITKEIAILGSFNYILSNGQHFFTYCSTKLCYIIRQAPFAAAHLIDEEMTVDFSELTTPSDRVAVIVTTPLTDNEVWTQIQPGELLIFQDGLPLKLA; translated from the coding sequence ATGTGCCAACTATTAGGAATGAACTGCAACGTACCCACAGACATTTGCTTTTCCTTTGAAGGTTTTTCTGCCAGAGGAGGAAAAACAGATGAACATAGCGACGGTTGGGGAATTGCCTTTTTTGAAGGTAAAGGATGTAGGATTTTTTTAGACGCTGAAGCTTCTATAGCGTCACCAATTGCCGATTTTATCCGTCAGTATCCCATTCATTCTACTCATGTGATAGCTCATATCCGCAAAGCCACTCAAGGTAAAATAGCCTTAGAAAACTGTCATCCTTTCCGTCGGGAACTTTGGGGTAGATATTGGGTATTTGCTCATAATGGTAATTTACCAGATTTTAACCCAGAAAATCATGGGGCTTTTCAACCTGTGGGTGCTACTGACAGCGAAAAAGCATTTTGCCTAATTCTTAATACTTTGCGATCGCATTTTCCCCAAGGACAACCACCATTAAAGGAACTCTACCAGACATTACATAAAATCACCAAAGAGATAGCAATTCTTGGATCTTTCAACTATATATTATCAAATGGTCAGCATTTTTTCACCTATTGCTCAACCAAACTTTGCTACATTATTAGACAAGCACCCTTTGCTGCGGCGCATTTAATTGATGAAGAGATGACTGTAGATTTTAGCGAATTGACTACACCAAGCGATCGCGTTGCTGTCATCGTCACCACACCCCTAACCGATAACGAAGTTTGGACACAAATTCAACCGGGCGAACTCCTAATATTTCAGGATGGATTACCCCTGAAACTTGCATGA
- a CDS encoding sulfate ABC transporter substrate-binding protein, translating to MNLWQQLLKKLQLRFNPNSLKGFVSLFLAGTVLSVSLAACSGTNTSNSSSNATNDTDKKQNVELTLVSFAVTKAAHAAIIPKFVEKWQKEHNQTVVFKQSYGGSGSQTRAVVDGLEADVVHLALALDTQKIEKAGLIQAGWEKKFPNNGIVSKSVAALVTREGNPKGIKTWADLAKDNVKLITADPKTSGVARWNFLALWNSVIKTGGDEAKATEFVTKVYKNVPVLTKDAREATDAFFKQGQGDALVNYENEIVLAGDKGEKTNYVLPDVNISIDNPIAVVDKNVDKHGNREVVEAFVKYLFTPEAQQEFAKVGFRPVDETVAKSKEFADKYPQIKTLGTVEELGGWDAVQKKFFDDGAIFDQIQAKNKR from the coding sequence ATGAATTTGTGGCAACAATTACTGAAAAAATTACAACTGAGGTTTAACCCCAATTCTCTCAAAGGCTTTGTATCACTCTTCTTAGCAGGCACAGTATTGAGTGTATCTCTTGCTGCTTGTTCTGGGACAAATACCAGTAATTCTTCATCTAATGCAACCAATGATACGGATAAAAAACAGAATGTAGAACTAACCCTTGTCTCATTTGCTGTGACTAAAGCTGCTCACGCTGCCATTATTCCCAAATTTGTGGAAAAATGGCAAAAGGAACATAACCAAACTGTAGTTTTCAAACAAAGCTATGGCGGTTCTGGTTCACAAACTCGTGCTGTAGTTGATGGTTTAGAAGCAGATGTTGTTCATCTAGCACTAGCTCTAGATACGCAAAAAATTGAAAAAGCGGGATTGATTCAAGCTGGGTGGGAGAAAAAATTTCCTAATAATGGTATTGTTTCTAAATCTGTCGCCGCTTTAGTGACTCGTGAAGGCAACCCTAAAGGTATTAAAACTTGGGCTGATTTAGCTAAAGATAATGTTAAACTAATTACCGCAGATCCTAAAACTTCTGGGGTAGCGCGGTGGAATTTTCTCGCACTTTGGAATTCGGTCATTAAAACTGGTGGAGATGAAGCTAAAGCGACAGAGTTTGTCACTAAAGTTTATAAAAATGTCCCTGTATTAACTAAAGATGCTCGTGAAGCTACAGACGCATTTTTTAAACAAGGTCAAGGTGATGCTTTAGTAAACTATGAAAACGAAATTGTTTTAGCCGGAGATAAGGGTGAAAAAACAAATTATGTTCTTCCTGATGTAAATATCTCCATTGATAATCCTATTGCTGTTGTGGATAAAAATGTTGATAAACATGGTAATCGGGAGGTGGTGGAAGCTTTTGTGAAATACTTATTTACTCCCGAAGCACAACAGGAATTTGCGAAAGTAGGATTTCGCCCTGTTGATGAAACAGTAGCTAAGAGTAAAGAATTTGCTGACAAATATCCCCAAATCAAAACTTTAGGTACAGTTGAAGAATTAGGTGGTTGGGATGCTGTTCAGAAAAAGTTCTTTGATGATGGGGCAATTTTTGACCAAATTCAAGCTAAGAATAAGCGGTAA
- a CDS encoding DNA cytosine methyltransferase, which translates to MKTTNFKAIELFAGIGGFRLGLENANIETVWANDINELSCQVYESNFGKDSIVLGDINKIPISHIPNHDILTAGFPCQPFSPAGKKLGVRDSVRGTLFERIVEIIDEKKPQYFFLENVKRLLTMENGYHFRVILNALSELDYFIEWRIISPISFGIPQNRDRIFIFGTKLNSVYINSQLLQNTSVFLTQADLIDLQNIEILTEKDMMPIVANKGNNYNWGIAYKNKMLTLNLPNLPDIKPRQKLKDILQDDLIVDAQFDFTSDTLERIKQSKAVNRYCQGVELLYNQDGGARLGYTIFGINGIASTLTASTSRHYERYQIGDKYRRLTNVEYARLMGFPDDWCRVARIYDQYSLFGNAIVPSCVEWVCQRIGKSNIEFTKSSWQQLSLAI; encoded by the coding sequence ATGAAAACAACCAATTTTAAAGCTATAGAATTATTTGCTGGTATCGGTGGATTTCGTTTAGGCTTAGAAAATGCTAATATTGAAACTGTATGGGCTAATGATATCAATGAATTGAGTTGTCAAGTTTATGAAAGTAATTTTGGTAAAGATTCTATAGTTTTAGGTGATATCAACAAAATTCCTATATCACATATACCCAATCATGATATTTTAACTGCTGGTTTCCCTTGTCAACCATTTAGTCCTGCTGGTAAAAAACTGGGTGTAAGAGATAGTGTTAGAGGCACTTTATTTGAGCGTATTGTAGAAATTATAGATGAAAAAAAACCTCAATATTTTTTCTTGGAAAATGTCAAAAGACTTTTAACAATGGAAAATGGTTATCATTTTCGGGTGATTTTAAATGCACTTTCTGAATTAGATTATTTTATAGAGTGGAGAATCATTAGTCCTATTAGCTTTGGTATTCCTCAAAATAGAGACAGGATTTTTATTTTTGGGACTAAGTTAAATTCAGTTTATATAAATTCTCAACTTTTACAAAATACATCTGTTTTCTTAACTCAAGCAGATTTAATTGATTTACAAAATATAGAAATATTAACAGAAAAAGATATGATGCCTATAGTTGCAAATAAAGGCAATAACTATAATTGGGGAATTGCTTATAAAAATAAAATGTTAACTTTGAATCTTCCTAATTTACCAGATATCAAACCTAGACAAAAATTAAAAGATATTCTCCAAGATGATTTAATAGTAGATGCTCAATTTGATTTTACATCTGATACTTTAGAACGAATTAAGCAAAGTAAAGCGGTAAATCGTTATTGTCAAGGTGTGGAATTATTATATAATCAAGATGGAGGAGCAAGATTAGGGTATACAATTTTCGGAATTAATGGAATTGCATCAACTTTAACTGCTTCCACATCCAGACATTATGAACGTTATCAAATAGGTGATAAATATCGGCGTTTAACTAATGTTGAATATGCCAGATTGATGGGTTTTCCTGATGATTGGTGTCGGGTTGCTAGAATTTATGATCAATATTCTTTATTTGGTAATGCAATTGTCCCTAGTTGTGTAGAATGGGTATGTCAAAGAATTGGTAAAAGCAATATTGAATTTACTAAATCTTCTTGGCAACAGTTAAGTTTAGCTATTTAA
- the cysT gene encoding sulfate ABC transporter permease subunit CysT, which translates to MAVSSSVQTNIKPPVWKVFLDNLIHLPWTWRITLGYLTVMLFIPIMAMFLKASTEPPAKFWEIATSELALATYNVTFVTSLFAALLNGVFGTLIAWVLVRYDFPLKRIIDATVDLPFALPTSVAGLTLATVYSDNGWLGSLLAPMGIKVSFTRLGVGVAMIFISLPFVVRTVQPVLQEMESEIEEAAWSLGASEWQTFWKVILPPLFPTILTGVALGFSRAVGEYGSTVIISSNTPYKDLIAPVLIFQRLEQYDYSGATVIGVVLLGISLVMLLAINFLQAWARRYDNR; encoded by the coding sequence ATGGCTGTATCTTCTTCTGTACAAACTAATATTAAACCTCCAGTTTGGAAGGTGTTTCTAGATAATTTGATTCATCTTCCTTGGACTTGGCGGATTACTTTGGGATATCTAACTGTAATGTTATTTATTCCGATTATGGCGATGTTTCTCAAAGCTAGTACAGAACCCCCTGCTAAGTTTTGGGAAATTGCGACTAGTGAGTTAGCATTAGCAACCTATAATGTTACCTTTGTTACGTCTTTATTTGCGGCTTTGCTCAATGGCGTATTTGGGACTTTGATTGCTTGGGTATTGGTGCGTTATGATTTTCCTCTTAAACGAATTATTGATGCGACTGTAGATTTACCGTTTGCTTTGCCAACTTCTGTCGCAGGTTTAACACTGGCAACAGTTTACAGTGATAATGGATGGCTGGGTTCATTGTTAGCACCAATGGGGATTAAAGTATCCTTTACTCGGTTGGGAGTTGGAGTAGCAATGATATTTATATCTTTACCTTTTGTGGTGAGAACTGTGCAACCGGTACTGCAAGAAATGGAATCAGAAATTGAAGAAGCTGCTTGGAGTTTGGGTGCTTCCGAATGGCAAACTTTTTGGAAAGTGATTTTACCGCCTTTATTTCCGACAATTTTAACTGGTGTGGCTTTGGGTTTTTCCCGCGCTGTGGGAGAGTATGGTTCAACAGTAATTATTTCTTCTAATACACCGTATAAAGATTTGATTGCACCTGTGTTAATTTTCCAGCGGTTGGAACAATATGACTATTCCGGCGCAACTGTAATTGGTGTGGTTTTATTAGGAATTTCTTTGGTGATGTTGTTAGCAATTAATTTCTTACAAGCTTGGGCAAGAAGATATGACAATAGATAA
- a CDS encoding calcium-binding protein — translation MKKSNHKDKGNEPIPSRKIRAEKPIDRSSHGLVTNDLLLASVFSPSERINGFEQNDLGDIWWQTFFGIPNGQNPGQFDDSSDPNGAAGSSDKASLTRIDSIQFLAGKFTTDQQPPGQLPITATAERTIKVAGGSVFFFPTLNAVSPDVPLGEDGEPIRNSDGTLVGGIGTGGPTEGEVKIELDTLLAGIKNLSASIDGVEIPNLLNYRQKSDQPFSYTLPEDNISDIPGGGTFGGVLADGYWVGIGNLSPEDHVIKFGGSVEFNADNPGPDFVVDITYNISFDLNEIKGTNRKDTLFGTNGWDEIKGLNGNDYIVGREGNDALYGGNGRDTLIGVNPYACNPGLGEIDIFYGGKGRDTFVLGNSRQAYYQGKGLQDYALIKDFNTQDIIQLHGNRCSYELSETYSLGGKSGTSIFLKDTSELIGFVEGVTSLCLASNDFSFVCY, via the coding sequence GTGAAAAAATCTAATCATAAGGATAAAGGGAATGAGCCAATTCCTTCTAGGAAAATCCGAGCAGAGAAGCCTATTGATAGAAGTTCCCATGGGCTGGTGACAAATGATTTACTGCTTGCAAGCGTTTTTTCGCCGAGCGAAAGAATAAATGGATTTGAACAGAATGATTTAGGAGACATCTGGTGGCAAACATTCTTTGGTATTCCTAACGGTCAAAATCCTGGTCAGTTTGATGACAGTAGCGATCCAAATGGAGCGGCAGGTTCTAGTGACAAAGCCAGTTTAACCCGGATTGATTCCATCCAATTTCTGGCAGGTAAATTTACGACGGATCAACAGCCGCCAGGTCAACTGCCAATCACGGCAACTGCCGAGCGGACAATTAAGGTAGCGGGTGGATCTGTCTTCTTTTTCCCGACTTTGAATGCGGTATCTCCTGATGTGCCTCTGGGTGAGGATGGAGAGCCGATTCGTAATTCGGATGGAACTTTAGTGGGAGGTATTGGTACAGGTGGACCAACAGAAGGTGAGGTTAAAATAGAACTCGATACTCTTCTTGCTGGCATTAAGAATCTCAGTGCCTCTATAGATGGCGTTGAGATTCCTAACCTATTGAATTACAGACAGAAATCTGATCAGCCTTTTTCCTACACTTTACCTGAAGATAACATTTCAGACATCCCTGGAGGAGGAACTTTTGGTGGCGTGCTTGCTGACGGATATTGGGTGGGGATAGGCAACCTTTCTCCTGAAGATCATGTGATTAAATTCGGGGGGTCTGTTGAGTTTAATGCCGACAACCCAGGACCTGACTTTGTGGTGGATATCACTTACAACATTTCTTTCGATCTTAATGAGATAAAGGGTACAAATCGCAAAGATACTCTTTTCGGCACTAATGGATGGGACGAAATCAAAGGACTCAACGGCAATGATTACATTGTTGGACGAGAAGGCAATGACGCTCTTTATGGTGGGAATGGTCGTGATACTCTGATTGGAGTTAATCCTTATGCTTGCAATCCAGGATTAGGAGAAATTGACATCTTTTACGGCGGAAAAGGTCGAGACACTTTTGTACTAGGAAATTCTAGACAAGCATACTATCAAGGAAAAGGTTTACAAGACTACGCTCTGATTAAAGATTTCAACACTCAAGATATCATTCAACTTCATGGAAATCGTTGCTCCTATGAGTTAAGCGAAACCTATTCCCTTGGAGGCAAGAGTGGTACTAGCATTTTCCTAAAAGATACTTCTGAACTCATTGGATTTGTTGAGGGAGTAACTAGCTTGTGTTTAGCAAGTAATGACTTTAGCTTTGTTTGTTATTGA
- a CDS encoding NIL domain-containing protein encodes MSSENTLINKRIRIRITQDHHQEPVISRLVSEYGLTVNIKAAILGQNAVGDGWFDLDIQGTETQIENGLTYLRELNLQIWDENSISDW; translated from the coding sequence ATGAGCAGTGAAAATACCCTGATAAACAAGCGAATTCGCATCAGAATCACTCAAGATCATCATCAAGAACCTGTCATTTCTCGCCTAGTTTCCGAATACGGCTTAACAGTAAATATCAAAGCTGCAATTCTCGGACAAAATGCTGTAGGTGATGGTTGGTTTGACTTAGATATCCAAGGAACAGAAACACAAATTGAAAATGGGTTAACCTATTTACGGGAATTAAACTTGCAAATCTGGGACGAAAACAGCATTAGTGATTGGTAA